One window of Deinococcus cellulosilyticus NBRC 106333 = KACC 11606 genomic DNA carries:
- a CDS encoding S1 RNA-binding domain-containing protein: protein MVFESGAVVTGRVARITDFGAFIQFENGEVGLVHISQIAHSYVRNVSDYLQEGQTIEVKVLGRDEKGRLDLSIKELQDAPEEMPRPRMIGRQSPEFENKLRSFLRDAKERGPGEKGGKKRKK, encoded by the coding sequence GTGGTATTTGAATCAGGAGCAGTGGTCACAGGGCGGGTTGCCCGCATTACGGATTTCGGCGCTTTCATTCAGTTCGAGAACGGAGAAGTGGGCCTGGTCCACATCTCCCAGATCGCCCACAGCTACGTGCGGAATGTCAGCGACTACCTGCAGGAAGGCCAGACCATCGAGGTCAAGGTCCTCGGGCGTGACGAGAAGGGCCGTCTGGACCTTTCCATCAAGGAGCTTCAGGATGCTCCCGAAGAGATGCCCCGTCCCCGCATGATCGGTCGCCAGAGCCCCGAGTTTGAAAACAAATTGCGGTCCTTCCTGCGTGACGCCAAAGAGCGTGGCCCCGGT